A genomic region of Halichondria panicea chromosome 5, odHalPani1.1, whole genome shotgun sequence contains the following coding sequences:
- the LOC135336568 gene encoding uncharacterized protein LOC135336568 has protein sequence MKSLCLLAVILGLCTLPISSQDPCPAGRVCPANIPVRSDVSNAAGTCDGGGTIRSEIVTEITSLLSGNTVMPALRIKYLGLNSDLPAVSCAEIYKNNENAQNGYYFIPDGNTRSFCRFDFQTSGQLQGWELLTSLDMKNPDTNCPSEFQMVEHASGVRYCRKNFNGDGCTAITYSHDRPITRLYGRVHGIQSGTPDIEENNFNRGIEGDYIDGISLTYGQSPRRHIWSFIGYTSAAFPNCPCSTSATRTTPAYIGDNYFCESGTMLPDNFFQTFVNDPIWDGQNCESTQDPGCCTRGDLGNGEWFYREFAVPFTPDIELRICTDQTTDDEDIGLQLLELYFQ, from the exons ATGAAGTCTCTGTGTCTTTTAGCAGTGATTTTGGGACTGTGCACGCTTCCAATCAGCTCCCAAGACCCGTGCCCAGCTGGTAGAGTATGCCCTGCCAACATCCCTGTCCGCAGTGACGTGAGCAATGCAGCTGGTACATGTGATGGTGGAGGTACCATAAG GTCGGAAATTGTGACTGAAATTACTTCACTGCTTTCGGGAAATACAGTGATGCCTGCTTTAAGAATAAAGTACCTTGGACTCAACTCAGATCTCCCTGCAGTTAGCTGTGCAGAAATCTACAAAAATAATGAGAATGCACAAAATGGATACTATTTCATCCCCGATGGAAATACTAGATCATTTTGTCGATTTGATTTCCAAACATCTGGACAGCTGCAAGGATGGGAGTTATTGACGTCTCTTGACATGAAAAATCCTGATACTAACTGTCCTAGCGAATTTCAAATGGTAGAGCATGCGAGTGGCGTTCGATACTGCCGTAAAAATTTTAATGGAGATGGTTGCACTGCGATAACGTATTCTCATGACCGACCAATCACAAGACTGTATGGAAGAGTGCATGGTATTCAGAGTGGAACACCGGACATTGAGGAAAATAATTTTAACCGTGGCATCGAGGGCGACTATATCGATGGTATTAGTCTCACCTATGGTCAATCACCCAGACGGCATATTTGGAGTTTTATAGGTTACACATCTGCAGCCTTTCCAAACTGTCCTTGCAGTACTAGCGCTACAAGAACAACTCCTGCTTATATTGGAGATAATTACTTCTGTGAATCTGGCACCATGCTGCCTGACAATTTCTTCCAGACATTTGTTAACGATCCAATCTGGGATGGCCAGAATTGTGAGAGTACTCAAGATCCAGGATGCTGTACCCGTGGAGACCTCGGCAATGGAGAATGGTTTTATCGAGAGTTTGCGGTTCCTTTCACTCCGGACATTGAGCTTCGTATCTGTACAGATCAAACTACAGACGATGAAGATATTGGACTGCAACTTCTTGAACTTTATTTCCAATAA
- the LOC135336559 gene encoding uncharacterized protein LOC135336559, which yields MQLKMKSLCLLAVILGLCTLPISSQDPCPAGRECPANFPVRSDGVITPGTCDGGGSIRSEIDSDLRSLLLDTQVTNALRKKHPSLVPNLGSADLPASSCAKIYESNETAQNGNYFVRDEDTTVFCRFDLATLATPKTNGWQLLTLFDMNDPNTNCPSQLRFDNVRGMRHCRKNDDATGCVSIFYPHNRPIKRLYGRVHGYHSGTLDIEDDQFNRGIDGIYIDGISLTYGQSPRRHIWSFISYLSAAFPNCPCSTNAIRSTPSYIGENYFCESGTAAETVNPAVTFVDDPVWDGQNCESTQDPGCCTRGYRDNGEWFYREFEVPFVDDVELRLCTDEPRSDEEIALVLAEIYFD from the exons ATGCAGCTCAAAATGAAGTCTTTGTGCCTTCTAGCAGTGATTTTGGGGCTTTGCACGCTTCCAATCAGCTCCCAAGACCCGTGCCCAGCCGGTAGAGAATGCCCTGCCAACTTCCCTGTCCGCAGTGATGGTGTAATTACACCTGGTACCTGTGATGGTGGAGGTAGCATAAG GTCCGAAATTGACTCTGACCTTCGTTCACTGCTTTTGGACACTCAAGTGACGAATGCTTTGAGAAAAAAGCATCCTAGTTTAGTCCCCAATCTTGGTTCCGCTGATCTCCCGGCAAGCAGCTGTGCGAAAATCTACGAATCCAATGAGACTGCCCAAAATGGTAACTATTTCGTCCGTGATGAAGATACTACAGTATTTTGTCGATTTGATCTTGCAACCCTTGCAACTCCCAAAACGAACGGATGGCAGTTATTGACTCTTTTCGATATGAACGATCCTAATACCAATTGTCCTAGTCAATTAAGATTTGATAATGTGCGAGGGATGCGCCACTGTCGTAAAAATGACGATGCAACCGGCTGCGTTTCGATATTTTATCCTCACAATCGACCAATCAAACGACTCTACGGAAGAGTGCATGGTTATCATAGCGGAACACTGGACATCGAGGATGATCAATTCAACCGTGGCATTGATGGCATTTATATCGATGGTATTAGTCTCACCTATGGTCAATCACCTAGACGGCATATTTGGAGTTTTATAAGCTACTTGTCTGCAGCTTTTCCAAACTGTCCTTGCAGCACTAACGCTATAAGATCAACTCCTAGCTATATTGGAGAGAATTACTTCTGTGAATCTGGTACAGCAGCTGAAACTGTTAATCCTGCCGTGACATTTGTTGACGATCCAGTATGGGATGGTCAGAATTGTGAGAGTACTCAAGATCCAGGATGCTGTACCCGTGGATACCGTGACAACGGAGAATGGTTTTATCGAGAGTTTGAGGTTCCTTTTGTTGATGACGTTGAGCTTCGTCTCTGTACCGATGAGCCCAGATCCGATGAAGAAATCGCACTAGTACTTGCTGAAATTTATTTCGATTAA
- the LOC135336561 gene encoding uncharacterized protein LOC135336561 yields MKSLCLLAVILCVRIYPIRSQVENLCPADRVCPVNIPVTADRVITAGTCDGGDSIRSEIETELYSLLSENPVASVLRRKYFGLTPSLPAASCTEIYENNADPQNSLYFIPNGDTKSFCRFDLQTSGKLDQYGWQLLTLLNMSNPDTNCPSEFQMITHESGIRYCRKSFNGNGCTSITYPHINRPIKRLYGRVHGIQRGTPDIEDVLFNRGIEGDYIDGISLTYDQSPRRHIWSFIGYTSAAYPNCPCSTNATRTTPSYIGENYFCESGTMLRENFSQTFVNDPIWDGQNCESTQDPGCCTRGDLGNGEWFYREFTVPFTPDVELRICTDGTIDDEDIGLQLLELYFQ; encoded by the exons ATGAAGTCTTTGTGCCTTTTAGCAGTGATTTTGTGCGTTCGTATCTATCCAATTAGATCCCAAGTAGAAAACCTGTGCCCAGCTGATAGAGTATGCCCTGTCAACATCCCTGTCACTGCGGACAGGGTAATTACAGCTGGTACATGTGATGGTGGAGATAGTATAAG GTCAGAAATTGAGACTGAACTGTATTCACTGCTTTCTGAGAATCCAGTGGCGTCTGTTTTGAGGAGAAAGTATTTTGGACTCACTCCCAGTCTCCCTGCAGCCAGCTGTACAGAAATCTATGAAAACAACGCAGATCCACAAAACAGCTTATACTTCATTCCCAATGGAGATACTAAATCGTTCTGTCGATTCGATCTTCAAACATCCGGAAAGCTGGATCAATATGGATGGCAGTTACTGACGCTTCTCAATATGAGTAATCCTGATACTAACTGTCCTAGTGAAtttcaaatgataacgcatgAGAGTGGCATTCGATACTGTCGTAAAAGTTTCAATGGAAATGGTTGCACTTCGATAACGTATCCTCATATTAATCGACCAATCAAAAGACTGTACGGAAGAGTGCATGGTATTCAGAGGGGAACACCGGACATTGAGGATGTTCTATTTAACCGTGGCATAGAGGGCGATTATATCGATGGTATTAGTCTCACCTATGATCAATCACCCAGACGGCATATTTGGAGTTTTATAGGTTACACATCTGCAGCTTATCCAAACTGTCCTTGCAGTACTAACGCTACAAGAACAACTCCTAGCTATATTGGAGAGAATTACTTCTGTGAATCTGGTACCATGCTGAGAGAAAATTTCTCCCAGACATTTGTTAACGATCCAATCTGGGATGGCCAGAATTGTGAGAGTACTCAAGATCCAGGATGCTGTACCCGTGGAGACCTTGGCAATGGAGAATGGTTTTATCGAGAGTTTACGGTTCCTTTCACTCCGGACGTTGAGCTTCGTATCTGTACCGATGGTACTATAGACGATGAAGATATTGGACTGCAACTTCTTGAATTATACTTCCAATAA
- the LOC135336454 gene encoding ATP-dependent RNA helicase DDX24-like, whose translation MPFNKKKLSKKGSKVASKPSQSNSTSIDQYKDMQEWVELGTPPPIIQGLYKLGFMNPTPIQKMAIPPAINEGADIIGAAETGSGKTLAFSIPILHHILKVRPPLTSASEPHPPLTSASKTHLPLTSVDEPHPALTTAGDSAKLEKKLKKPKLNVIDLNEVVHTYSSEYIFETEDKESGNQDGRVTKDGRVAGGSEVAEESEDEGDGQAEGSGSDVGDSVSSENNGDKLVFEVDSESANESLSDDDEDDSEDESDSSPLVVEPVLPRQRKRKMSAYRQMKEAARAKKERGFVGVRNRIPEEEFQLMLKGKADVWRSQSPPPMDQSTSSIADLPTETGIDHVTGSGCGLVALILTPTRELAMQVHAHISSVSRFTGIKVCTVVGGMATEKQERLLKQRPQIVVATPGRLWKLMSDGDPHLCNHDDLRFLVLDEADRMVEYGHYRELGNILDRLNGARVRGQYKVKGRDRQTLVFSATLAIPRRSTERKKKKKSTSSQETIDNLISRVGLKDDAKIVDLTGSKITVRTLTETKITCTAEEKDLHLYHFLLLHPGRTIVFVNSIDCLQRLRALLELLEMKPLPLHAHMQQRQRLKNLDRFTSSKSGVLVASDVAARGLDLPAVEHIVHYQVPRNSEVYVHRSGRTARGQREGLSVMLVGPEDLKAYRNICRTLNRDDVPNFPLDHTHIQSLRKRVSLAKQVHIIEYRRDKSRRAEKWMTQTADSLGMDLDDGTLKDKWSKKEERKLQELRGQFQELLRAVVVPRGMSLKFPMANRDPGAGIVLEHEKAILLAKKRQNIET comes from the exons ATGCCCTTCAACAAGAAAAAACTGTCCAAAAAAGGATCTAAAGTAGCCTCTAAACCTTCTCAGAGCAACTCCACCTCCATTGATCAATACAAAGATATGcaggagtgggtggagcttggCACACCACCCCCTATAATACAAGGACTCTACAAGCTTGGGTTCATGAACCCTACACCCATTCAGAAGATGGCCATACCCCCGGCCATTAACGAGGGAGCAGATATAATAGGGGCAGCAGAAACT GGCTCTGGTAAAACACTGGCCTTCTCCATACCAATACTACACCACATCCTGAAGGTCCGtccacctttgacctctgccAGTGAACCGCAtccacctttgacctctgctAGTAAAACACACCTACCTTTGACCTCTGTCGATGAGCCACACCCAGCTTTGACTACTGCCGGTGATTCAGCGAAACTGGAGAAGAAGCTGAAAAAGCCAAAACTGAATGTGATAGACTTAAACGAAGTCGTACATACCTATTCCTCCGAATACATATTTGAGACTGAAGACAAAGAAAGTGGCAATCAAGATGGCCGTGTCACTAAAGATGGCCGTGTGGCTGGTGGTTCCGAGGTTGCTGAAGAAAGTGAGGATGAGGGTGATGGCCAAGCTGAGGGCAGTGGAAGTGACGTTGGTGACAGTGTTTCCAGTGAGAATAATGGAGACAAACTTGTGTTTGAGGTAGACTCGGAATCTGCGAATGAATCGCTTTCTGACGATGATGAGGATGACAGcgag GATGAAAGTGACTCGAGTCCGCTGGTGGTAGAGCCGGTGTTGCCACGGCAACGTAAGAGGAAGATGTCGGCATATCGCCAGATGAAAGAGGCGGCGCGTGCTAAAAAGGAGCGTGGTTTTGTGGGCGTGAGAAACCGCATTCCTGAAGAGGAGTTCCAGTTAATGCTAAAAG GTAAAGCTGACGTGTGGCGCTCCCAATCCCCCCCACCAATGGACCAATCAACATCCAGCATTGCCGACCTCCCTACGGAGACAGGAATTGATCATGTGacaggaagtgggtgtggtctagttGCGCTCATCCTAACGCCCACGAGAGAGCTAGCGATGCAAGTTCACGCTCATATCTCATCCGTCTCTAGGTTCACTGGAATCAAA gtGTGCACAGTGGTGGGTGGTATGGCAACAGAGAAACAAGAGAGACTGCTAAAGCAACGTCCGCAGATCGTCGTGGCAACACCAGGTCGTCTATGGAAACTCATGAGTGAT GGTGATCCTCATTTGTGTAACCATGACGATCTCCGCTTCCTGGTGTTGGACGAGGCGGACAGGATGGTAGAGTATGGTCATTATCGTGAGCTGGGCAATATATTGGACAGACTTAACGGCGCAAG GGTTCGAGGTCAAtacaaggtcaaaggtcgtgACAGACAGACGCTCGTGTTCTCGGCAACTCTCGCCATACCACGTCGGAGTACggaaagaaagaaaaagaagaagtcCACCTCGTCACAAGAAACCATCG ATAATTTAATATCGAGGGTCGGACTGAAAGATGATGCTAAGATTGTGGATTTGACGGGGTCAAAGATCACAGTACGGACACTCACGGAGACCAAGATCACATGTACAGCAGAAGAAAAG gacctccacTTGTACCACTTCCTGTTACTCCACCCCGGGCGTACTATAGTGTTTGTGAACAGCATTGACTGTCTGCAACGCTTGAGGGCACTGCTAGAGCTATTGGAGATGAAGCCACTCCCACTGCACGCCCATATGCAGCAGAGACAGAGGCTCAAGAATCTAGACAG GTTTACGTCCAGTAAGAGTGGCGTACTGGTAGCCTCGGACGTGGCTGCCCGAGGGTTGGACCTTCCTGCAGTGGAGCACATCGTCCATTACCAGGTGCCCAGGAACTCAGAG GTGTACGTTCATCGCAGTGGACGAACTGCCCGGGGACAGAGGGAGGGGCTTAGCGTGATGCTTGTAGGGCCGGAGGACTTGAAAGCATATCGTAACATCTGTAGAACCCTCAACAGAG ATGATGTTCCCAACTTCCCtctagaccacacccacatacaaTCTCTAAGGAAGCGTGTCTCACTTGCCAAACAAGTGCATATTATCGAGTATCGTCGTGACAAATCGCGGAGGGCAGAGAAATGGATGACACAAACTGCGGACAGTCTGGGAATGGACTTAGACGATGGGACACT GAAGGACAAATGGAGTAAGAAAGAGGAAAGAAAGCTTCAAGAGCTTAGAG GTCAGTTCCAAGAGCTCCTCCGAGCCGTGGTAGTGCCTCGAGGCATGTCACTCAAGTTCCCCATGGCAAACAGAGACCCTGGAGCAGGCATCGTACTCGAGCATGAGAAGGCCATTTTATTAGCAAAAAAACGTCAGAATATTGAAACTTGA